From the Chiroxiphia lanceolata isolate bChiLan1 chromosome 6, bChiLan1.pri, whole genome shotgun sequence genome, the window TGTACAtgacttttgttttgttagctTGATATTCTGGAATACGTCCACGAGCATGAATATGTGCATGGAGACATCAAGGCCGCAAACCTCCTTCTGAGTTACAAGAACCCTAATCAGGTATTTCTGATGCATTTTATTCCTCATGTTTTAAACCTTCTATTTGACAACGCATGCAAGTGCTTTGAACCTGTGAAATCTAGCAGAAGCTCATTTTTAAGATTGTATATGGTAACATTATTTCTGCTTGACATTTATATCTAGttaatattctgtgatttttttaatgctttttgctGGACAGTTATCAATTGACTGTTTGGCCTAAATAATATTCTACAAAATTCTcgagattaaaaaaaaattgactcaCAAATAGGTATTTGCAGGTGGAAGCCTAAAATTATATAGCACATTGGTAAATTATGTTTGCCTGTCTGCATTGTTACCTCATTCCTTTGTTCAAGAAATCCATCAGATAAGTGTTCTGTTACTTGGAAAAATTGGTCTTTAAAGTGTTTATTGTTCCACTTGATTTATGGaagtctttcatttttctgcatttttaactcTCTTTACTATTCAAACAATGCATATTAGAGTTTCAGAATTATGTATGTGTTCTTGCCCAAATGTTTTAGCTTGTGAAagatgtaaaataatttcagttctCTTAAAGTAACTGTGGTGTTAGTGAGTAGTAGTAGTGTGTAGTATTGTTCAAATGAGACAGCTGACTTTATAGAGGGTAGCACAGTAAGTGCATTTATGACTTTATggacattttttccttttttgcttgttttgttttttttttttaaatttaattttactggtAATAACTGACTGTTTTACTTTACTTGGCTTTTACATCAACAAGAAATGACTTCCACATCAGACTgctatatgaaaaataataaaacctatCTGGCATATTGTTTTCAAATCATCGATAGTAAGATTAATACAGCACAGAGAATCATTTAAAGTTGAACAATCAccatttttaatacttttaaagaaGTTATGAGAAGGATTGGGAGTtgcatttattatttgcatattttttgtatttatggTTCTTTAACCTTGGAATTCTTTGTGGAAATTACTAGGTGTACTTGGTGGATTATGGACTTGCCTACCGATACTGCCCTGAAGGAGTTCATAAAGTATATAAAGAAGATCCAAAAAGGTGTCATGATGGAACTATTGAATATACCAGTATTGATGCACATAAGGGTGTGGGTAAGGATGTAAAACTCTTCTCAGCAACAGGCATTTGTATatcatttttttataaatacaaaagacttttaaaaactcAATGCAGCGAATAAACCAGGTTTCTGatctataaaaatgtttttcttatttttcttttgttccctaTGGATTAtgctggccttttttttttccaattcactAAGTTTtacttactgtatttttaatgtaactttCTTAACTAGAGTTTATACTTCTAGTGTAGTCTGTGGTCAATGTACATGTGGTACAtgtggttgttttggggtttttttactggtttatttttgggtgtgttttttcctgtgaaggCTTAGAGATCTGATCTCTTACTGTCCTCTGTTCAGTTTTCAAGCCacataaaataattcagcattgtagaatattttttcaggagGTGGGGTTTCAGCACTATTACCTTTTTATAGAAGAAGAGAGGCAAAAACTGTTTTGAACAAAAAGTCAATCACTTTGCTAActtgttctatttttttccacaatttgACTACTTAAAAAGCTTCCCAAATTGGGATAAGTGCAGCATGTCATGTTTTTGAATAGAAGAAAGAGATTGATAAAGGGCTTGAAAATGAAGTTATCCTTCCAGATGtaggaataatattttttccttcctagcttttatgctaaaataaagaaataagtaaCAGATACAGTAGTGTTACATTTTTAGCATTGACTTTCTATTGTCTTAGCATATTTAcaaatttttattgttattaaacTGTGTGTGCTTTATTAGCTGATGTaatggttggtttttttatgtgtggATATGTATTTAGCACCATCGAGACGTGGTGATCTGGAGATCTTGGGTTACTGCATGATTCATTGGCTTAGTGGCCATCTACCATGGGAAGATAATTTGAAAGATCCAAATTTTGTCAGAGACTCAAAAATCAGGTGAGAAAactacttgttttcttttacttttgaaaatgaaaatgtcttaCTGTAGAAATGCTTTGTACTTTAAGTATGTTCCCTTTTGGTGAGCGGACTATTTTGTATACCCTCCAATTTCCCTTCATCATGTCTCATGTATCCTTGACTTGTAATTACACTTCACTTGTACTGTTCTACTGTCTTCTTTTGCATGTGTGAGATGCTTATTTTTCCACCACAGTATTATCACTTTAGAATACTGCCATCAAAAATCACTCATAGCAGAATGCAGATAACCATTAGTCCTGCTTTACAAGTGCAGAGTATGAGTATATAGCACCATACGCTGAAGTCAGTGGCAGAGATGGAAGCTGAAGGGGAATCCTAAATGTCTTTGAGCATCATTCCACCTAGTGCACTACTACTgtgggatttttaaattatttttcattttgtcccCCAACCTCACTGTTAACATTCCTTCATCTTCCCCTCAGTCCCAGACAACCTTCTTGTGTCAGGTATTTAATATGAAGggagctgtcccagcacagcagttTCAGTCTCATTAACAAGTATTCATCATCGGGCTTCCTAAGCATTGGTATGTGAGGGTTTAAAATGGACtggttctttttcttcagtcttctaCTTGCTTACTTTTATAAGAATCAAAAGCTGTTGAACAAAAACTTACTATATTTCAGGTAGCCCATCTGTCATTTGTCAGGTTCTCAAATGTACTGCACACCTAAAAATGTCCATAATATGTCATACCAAAGATTTATGTAGTAGTGTTTCCTGTGTCTCACAGTGGCCCAAGCTGGGTACTTAGAAAGTTTATCAGAACAGGGCAagattaaaaattcaaaagaaacagtagttttgaataattttgtttttcagatgtaGAGATAATATTTCCGTTTTAATGGACAAATGCtttcctgagaaaaataaaccaggtAAGAGgagctatttttaaatacttgtttACTGAAATTTGtacctatttttcttcttcctttcagtCAGGAACAACAGTGGCATGAATTAGAATGTTGCTTAAGGGAAGTTCAGGCTCTTCCTTTTAGGTGTAGTTGTATGAACTGCAGACACTGCATTGCTTCTGGCTAAGGACAGTATTAATTGCAAATATGGAATGTGTAAATTGATTTTTCACAACTGAATTTTAGAGcgaaaattaaaaagtattgCAAACTGGAAGTATAGATTGTTCCTATTTGGCATTGGTGATTTGCtgagtacattaaaaaaaaccaaaccctaacTATTGAAATACACTTTCTTGGTATCCTAATATTTAGTTATTTCCAGCTATTCCTGGTGATCAGAAGAGTTTTCTCTGTCAAGTGTGACTTGCCTGTTTTTAGAGTGGTCTAATGTTTCATGTATTATTTAATATATGTTTCAGCCTTGAACTGATTAAGTTCTGAGATAACATTGAATTtgcttttccacatttttatatatagatgTAAGAAATACAATGTAAACAAGCATTCATTAGTGGAGATTGGCCTATTACACTTTTTTATGACTGACTCTTCATTGCAATGAACAGGTGAAAACCAGTGATGCTGTCATCACTGGGTAACGAGCCTTGgcataattttttcctaaaacatgTTGTAGTAAAGACACAATTATTAGGagtttataaataaacatttcaaaaatagcATAAGTAGTGCATGCataatttctgtctcttttgtGGTAAAAGTGAatgattaaaatgttttcaaatagaaattaattGGAGATGCCATTTCTTTAGATGAAATAGCCAAATATATGGAAAAGGTGAAGCTATTGAGCTATGAAGAGAAACCTGTTTATCAGCATTTCCGAGAAATACTTCTGCAAGGTCTCAAAGCCATTGGGCAAAAAGATGATGGAGTACTTGACTTCGGCTTGGCAGAGAATGGAGACTTTCAAACAAGTCCTGTACAAAAGGTTTTACTCTAAAAATTCTTGTCAgcttttattgcattttgttGAGCTAAGTAAAAGTTAGAGTGATGTTGGAAGTAGGTGCCGTGACTTCATCCAGTAGGAAagaattaaataatgaaatgtttAAGTCCTAGTCACATGCATTATTTCTCTAACTCAACTTCACTAATTGATATTAAAACTTAATGCAGAATGAAATTTGTAGGTGTACTTTCATAATAGTACCTTGGACAACAACATTTGTATATCTAAATATAATGACATTTGAATAGATGAACATTTGGCTAAtttacttatttctttaaattggTAAAACTCCAGATGGATCAAAGTACATGTAAGGTAAAATTGGTCTAATATTTGTTTCATATTAGTTTCCTTTCTGTGACTAGTTCAAAGCTTAGTTTTAAGTATGCAATTTTATGCCAAGTATTTGGTTTTGGAATTCACATATTGAATTTACCATGATCTAATATGTCATTTTTGAGTCTTAACTATGTTCGTAGGCCATGggtattttattctttgtattTAAGAAACCTTAAACTCTGGATTTGAATTCCCGTTTGAATATGGCATTAGGAAGTTTTTAAGCTTTAGGGAAAGTGTATGTTAAAATGGCTTCTAACAATAATCTGGTCAGATAATGGGACAATAAATATTATTTCGTACTTCAAACTGCATTTATTAGttctttatttacatttgttaATAGCAGGTGGGTAGTTTATTGGTTCCTTTAGCATGGACCAGGGAACTGAGAATACAGGGTAATAGTACAAGAATGTTGCCTGCTTACTGACACAATCAGCAGTGTGTTAAAGAtggagaaagagcagaaaagaaaaaaagctgtaggATTCTAAAGTCTGAGGATGTATGTCCAGcttttcttacttctttttgCCCAGTAAATAGTATTTTGGCTAAAATTGTACAGCTGTGGTCTCTATACAAGTATTTTCTACTGAACTGCATGTAAAGGTCTGTCCCAAAGGAGAGTTCATTAGCATAAGTTCTTCTGTTCCCCCCGTGGTTCGACATGGCTTGAGACCtgtattttggggaaaaaagataatcTGTTTTTAATGGTTGGCTGGTTTCTTTGCTGAATAAGTTGGCCTGCTGCAGAGCCAACATCTGTGACCTTTAATGTCCTTGTCCAGCAGAGATGTCTGGTGCACATTTTCAATGGAATAAAACTtcaaaaatcttatttctttaGCCAGTATCAATCAAGACCATTCCCAAAGGGTGGGGTAATACTTTTTCATAGGTTCTTACCTACTGGCATCAAATAGGAGCTTGTTTTtacattggtttttttttgtttttgtttttgttttttttcttactctgagGAACCATATGCATGGTCAGCTTGCTCAGTTGTCACAAATAAGTTCAAGCATTTAGATGAAACAATGAGTATTACTGGCCTGTTTGAGTAAGTGTTTTCAGCGGTCTGCTTCCTGTTTCAGTGGACTTCATGCTACTTCATGCCAGTAACTGCTGGAGTGACCAGACAGAATAAGATTGATGGACATCAGGTTGACATACCTTCTTGCTTttgaccaagcactggaacataTGACTCTTCCTTCTATGTAGGATTTTGTAGGCCTTGTAAAAGCAGTGGTATAGGCTAGGATAGAAGAATAGATTGTGTCGGTCCTTTCTAGGctgaatttttcacttttcttcaaGAATGAATGAAAAGAGGGTCTTCAGCAGGATGTCTCCCCTTCCAGAATATATCTTTGGGAACTCATGCTACTCGATTTTCTTCCAGAGGGTATCAGACATTAAGGAGAGTCTAATAGAACAGGAAGACAGTTTGTGCAAGTTGAGAACAGCTAGACACTTAAAAAtatggaggaagaaagaaagaatgtaaaatgttaattaaaattatatatattttcagctGTGATGGGGAGCTCAACCTGATGACTTAGAGTTTTAAAGTAAGCTCCAGATTCCAAACTTTGTTAAAGTCTGCTTTCCATAAAGATAATTTACCATTAATCAGTAGTGTCTTACTTCCGAGAGCCAGTATCTTCTAGCACATGCTGGATTTCTTTTGATATGCTTAGTGTTgactttggaaaagaaaaatacagtctgGCATCTATCTTTGAGAAGATTGTGACCTCTAATATGGAATATCTGTGACATTTTGGCTCTACTGACCTTTTAGTCATGACAGGTCTTGACACACCCACTCTTCACTTCTTTAGTGCAATCTACCATATTTTCTTAAATCAGTTATATTTGGTGTTCTGAAGTTGTGCTGTTTCATGGCTAGGAGACAGTATTTCTAGCTTCTGTGTAAATACATTCTTAGAATGTAGGATTCTCCTGTGCTTTCAGCTTGTATAGATAATTGAGCCATGGTGGGCATTATATGTTGCATATAAGGATGGTTGTTCTGCAATCTCAGTATGTTATCTGGGTAAAATACACAGATGTCTACTTTATTAAAAgttagcattttattttctatatcaTGACTCAAGTTTTCCCAGATGTGAAGGTAAATGAAAAACAGTCCATTGTTCTGCtcaaggttttgtttttgttttttttttttttttcttctgtaaatgcATGTTGGTTTGTGTGTGGTATTCTGTAATAGTTCTAGCAAAACAAGAAGCTAGCAGTATTGGGAGTTGAAGGAAGTATTTTGAGCTCTTGACTAAATTATTTAGTGCAAGGAGCACATCTTGCCGTTGTTCAGTGCTGAAGAGTTGCTGGGAAATATTGAGAGTAACCTGGAAAAATATAGGTCTTACTGATTTTTGGTTCCTTCTAATGGTTCAGATGTGCAGGTGCTGCTTTTGTCAGATGAATGCTGCCTGATTTCTACTGCTATGTAATTCACCTGCATCAAGATTAAGAAACcactttttattaaataagcTTGGAAACAagataaatgtattttgcttttgtgtagCATGTATTGAATATCTGTTTTTCTGATgagcatttaaaatgtttcctcgTACAATTGGGAGGAATGCATTATCTCTCATATAAAAGCAGTGCAGTGCTGAAATAGTCCTCCTTAATTTTGGTCAGAATGAACAAAAGTGTCTGTGTTTATTCCTGCCTAATGCATCACAAATCTGCTGACATGCTAACCTTGGAGTCTTGGCTGGCGGTAATCAGGCCTGTGCACCGGCAGGAAAGATGTACCTAATGCACTCCATCAGTGCAGTTTGCATATGGAAGTTCTCACAGGggagctgccctgtgccagctgagGGTTACCTGCCCACTGCAGTTATTGTATGTAATTATCGAACCAATCTGTTCAGCCCAGCAGGGTTTAGATGGTAATCATGAAGCAACActttggaaaggaaagatgTAATGCACTGTCCCCTTCTCTCGTGAGCTGTGTGAAGTTGTAGCCGCTTTTAAAGCTGTATTAGTAAAGCTCTAGTcttacacaattaaaaaaaaaaaaaccctaaaaaaaaaagaaaaggtaaactCTTCTGTATTCATCACTTTTCATCTGTGTCTGATACAGGTCAACTCACCCTTTGCAAAAATCATGGctttaaaacaataattttcaataaccactttaaaaatactttgcaacAGCAAGATTAATTGTAATACACAGATAATAAGAGTTCTATCCATTTAGAGGTTTTAAGATAATGTATCTTGAATAGAGTTCAGATTTCCCAAGTACCTCTTTTTGGAACAGACTGCACAGTtgctattaggaaaaaaaaataataatgtactGTCAGTGGGTATGAGCTACTTTTAAGCCGTGCAAAGAAAGCCTTAAGAAGCCAGGTCCAGATAAACTTGAATTTAATGAAGtgtaattgcttttaaaaaagcaggCATTATGAActtaatgtaaaatgttttcGTGTGTTCTTTaagatttttcagtttgctcCTTTGTAGCAGTGATtcaatgtaaattaaaaaaaccaggtTTTGATCATAAATACTCATGTTTTCATACATTAAAATTTTGACTCCTAAAGTGAGATAGGGGAACTGTccttttaaattctgtattaCTTAGTACTAGAATTCTTGTGTTAATATTCGAATAAATTTCTCTATAACTGGAGACATTTTATAATATATGAAGAAATAATGCTTAAAATTAGGGAATATCTTGTGAAGATAAGATATTTTCTACTTGGTATGGTCTTTCCTGCTCTTGAgttcaattacttttttttcttatttttttttttcttcagaaaagaagaaaggcagcagctgcagccagtgAGAGCACTGAGGCAGATATGGAAGATACAGGaagtccagaaaaaaagaaagctactTCTTCTAGTAAGTCAAAAGATCGTTCTGACAGTCACATGTACTGGTGTGGCAGGATACCTTGGCTAAAGGCCAGACTCCCACATAGCTactcactcccctcctcagtgggacagagggagaaaacagaatGAGAGAACTCATGAGTTGAAACAAAGATGGGAAAATTTATAACTCTTTACTGttgtgggcaaaacagactcaacttgggggaaataaatttaatatatcaCAAAATAAATTTGGGTAATAACAAAGCCAAACATTAGGAAAAcacctttccttcccccagGCTTAACTACTTTACTCTAAATTTATCTACCACTCTCCCTGTTCAGTGCAGGGGACATAGAGGGGAAGTGTGCTGTGGTCACTACATAGCGTTTTCTCTCtacttctccttcctccttacattttctccctgctccagtgtgagctCTCTCTTTTGGACTGCAGtccttcaggggaaaaaaaaagaaagtggctCCGTTTCTTCAGGAAATACCCAAATGTATTTCTCTAATGTGGGCTCTCCCATGAGTTGCAGGGGCTCCATCCTGGATCCTTCATGAGCTGTGGGCAATATCTGCTCTGGTGCAGTGGAGtaccacctcctcctctgacTCTGGTGTTCCCTCTGCTGTTTCTCACtctcttccctgcacagctACTCCCTATCTGCCTGtcaagtggtttttttccctttcttgaaTGTTTTCACAGAGGTACCACAAACAAATTTGGCTCAGCGTTGGCCTacagtgtgtttgttttggagcCAGCTGGAAAGGGCTGTGTCGAACACAGGACAGCAGCTGGTGTCTTCCCACAGAGACTACCTCTGTAGCCAACCTTAGCTTACCAAAACTCAGCCACATGGCCACAAAATACCTGGTAGAACCGTTTACTTGTAGCAGTTCAAGTGCTTTTGatctttcataatttctttctaGATTAACTCTAATaatgttgaaatatttaaactttcTGCGTGAGAAAGGATTATGCTCCACTTACATGCTGCCTAAAGCTGGTGGAATTGCTTGGTGATAAAAATTGGCCACTGAACTGTGTTCTTTTGCCATTGTTCATTCTCTGCTCCATTCtcatttctgtcatttcatCTTGTCCAGTTCACTGTTAGAAAATGCTGACT encodes:
- the VRK1 gene encoding serine/threonine-protein kinase VRK1 isoform X2, translated to MPYNKKTAGKRVPAKRKLAEVFALGEVLADTSRKEWKLGVLIGQGGFGRLYLADVNSSKSVGSDAPYVAKVEPSQNGPLFTELKFYMRAAKPDEIQKWTKSHKLKYLGVPRYWGSGLHEKNGNSYRFMIMDRFGRDLQKMYEENAKQFSRKTVLQLGLRILDILEYVHEHEYVHGDIKAANLLLSYKNPNQVYLVDYGLAYRYCPEGVHKVYKEDPKRCHDGTIEYTSIDAHKGVAPSRRGDLEILGYCMIHWLSGHLPWEDNLKDPNFVRDSKIRCRDNISVLMDKCFPEKNKPDEIAKYMEKVKLLSYEEKPVYQHFREILLQGLKAIGQKDDGVLDFGLAENGDFQTSPVQKKRRKAAAAASESTEADMEDTGSPEKKKATSSIHC
- the VRK1 gene encoding serine/threonine-protein kinase VRK1 isoform X1, with product MPYNKKTAGKRVPAKRKLAEVFALGEVLADTSRKEWKLGVLIGQGGFGRLYLADVNSSKSVGSDAPYVAKVEPSQNGPLFTELKFYMRAAKPDEIQKWTKSHKLKYLGVPRYWGSGLHEKNGNSYRFMIMDRFGRDLQKMYEENAKQFSRKTVLQLGLRILDILEYVHEHEYVHGDIKAANLLLSYKNPNQVYLVDYGLAYRYCPEGVHKVYKEDPKRCHDGTIEYTSIDAHKGVAPSRRGDLEILGYCMIHWLSGHLPWEDNLKDPNFVRDSKIRCRDNISVLMDKCFPEKNKPDEIAKYMEKVKLLSYEEKPVYQHFREILLQGLKAIGQKDDGVLDFGLAENGDFQTSPVQKKRRKAAAAASESTEADMEDTGSPEKKKATSSNAVATRTRKMTSPKSKKSTATRKRVQK